Proteins encoded by one window of Paenibacillus urinalis:
- a CDS encoding ABC transporter permease: MREKNIGLSLISLVVFIFLLGPLLIIAASSFEPGTVLKFPPEGFSLRWYQNIFEQGSFVRTFMISVIISLAGNVLALLIGVPAAYAISRFRFKGRDALNAIFLSPVLIPGIVLGFTLMRYLIVVYQLPLYAGLLIGHTVIMLPFIIRVIGSSLSNFDFAIEEAALSLGAGRFATFFKVVLPNIKSGIIAAILIAFLESFNNVDISVFMTGPGVSTLPIQMLTYVENYFDPTIAAISVLLMVVTGAFMFLIERMMGLSYFTKR; this comes from the coding sequence ATGCGGGAGAAAAATATCGGGCTCAGCCTGATCAGTCTTGTGGTCTTCATCTTTCTGCTGGGCCCGCTTCTGATTATCGCTGCCAGTTCATTCGAGCCGGGGACGGTGCTGAAATTTCCGCCGGAGGGCTTCTCCCTCAGGTGGTATCAAAATATTTTTGAGCAAGGAAGCTTTGTGCGAACCTTTATGATCTCGGTTATCATTTCGCTGGCGGGCAATGTGCTCGCGCTGCTGATCGGCGTGCCGGCCGCTTATGCAATCAGCCGGTTCCGGTTTAAAGGCCGGGATGCACTGAATGCGATCTTTTTGTCCCCGGTGCTTATACCGGGAATCGTACTTGGTTTTACACTCATGCGTTATTTAATCGTCGTGTATCAGCTTCCGCTGTATGCGGGACTGCTGATTGGACACACCGTAATTATGCTGCCATTTATTATTCGGGTGATCGGCTCCAGTCTGTCGAACTTCGATTTTGCGATTGAAGAGGCGGCACTGAGTCTGGGCGCAGGACGGTTTGCGACCTTCTTCAAGGTGGTTCTGCCGAACATTAAATCCGGTATTATTGCCGCGATTCTGATCGCCTTTTTGGAATCATTTAATAACGTTGACATTTCCGTCTTTATGACCGGTCCCGGGGTAAGCACCCTGCCGATCCAGATGCTCACATATGTAGAGAATTATTTTGACCCGACGATCGCGGCGATATCCGTGCTGCTGATGGTCGTTACCGGTGCATTTATGTTCTTGATTGAACGGATGATGGGTCTATCCTATTTCACGAAACGCTAA
- a CDS encoding ABC transporter permease, translating to MKNKYAYYLLLPGFLFLTLFMVVPIVLTIGSTFVQDGSLTLAGYQHFLQDTYFLKILWTTLQVSVLTTVLCILLGFPTAYYIAKRSARKKAILIALAIFPMLTSPVVRSFSWMIILGRKGLVNNALMGMGLINEPLDLLYTPISITIGLLHLFLPIMIISLVGVLENIDTDLIKAAESLGASRFTAFRRIVFPLAVPGLVLGSTLVFVGSLTAYTTPALLGGKERVVSTFLYQNAMTLNDWFLASVIATIMIVITFIVVGLMNKAANKLNPKG from the coding sequence ATGAAGAATAAATATGCTTATTACCTTCTCTTGCCGGGTTTCCTGTTTCTGACGCTGTTCATGGTGGTTCCGATCGTGCTGACGATCGGCTCTACCTTTGTGCAGGATGGGAGCCTGACACTTGCGGGATACCAACACTTTTTACAAGACACTTATTTTCTGAAAATTCTGTGGACTACGCTGCAGGTCAGTGTGCTGACGACGGTGCTATGTATTTTGCTCGGATTTCCGACAGCCTACTATATTGCCAAGCGCAGTGCTCGTAAGAAAGCGATCCTGATTGCACTGGCGATCTTCCCGATGCTGACAAGCCCGGTTGTCCGTTCCTTCAGCTGGATGATCATTCTTGGCCGCAAAGGACTCGTCAACAACGCTTTGATGGGTATGGGTCTGATCAATGAGCCGCTCGACCTGCTCTATACACCGATCTCGATCACGATTGGTCTCTTGCATCTGTTCCTGCCGATTATGATTATTTCACTGGTGGGTGTGCTGGAGAATATCGATACGGATCTGATCAAGGCTGCGGAGAGCCTCGGCGCTTCCCGGTTTACAGCCTTCAGACGCATCGTGTTCCCGCTGGCGGTTCCGGGCCTTGTGCTGGGCTCGACGCTTGTGTTCGTCGGCAGCTTGACGGCCTATACGACACCTGCGCTGCTGGGAGGTAAAGAACGGGTCGTATCCACGTTCCTGTATCAGAATGCAATGACGCTGAACGATTGGTTCCTCGCGTCGGTTATCGCAACGATTATGATCGTCATTACGTTTATTGTCGTCGGTCTAATGAACAAGGCGGCGAACAAATTAAATCCGAAGGGGTAA
- a CDS encoding nucleoside hydrolase has protein sequence MNPILLDVDTGIDDALAIMLAVQTRKDDIACITTVCGNVSLDQATENTCKILEFMQADQIPVYRGSESPLIRKSYYEHRVHGQDGLGGALKEYTAKKQADSGFAPDRIIETVMQRPGEVTLIMTGPLTNLALALLKQPDLVKHVREVIFMGGVVKGMGNVTPVAEYNTYADPEAARIVLQAGFPKLTQVGLDVTRQTLLTEAHIERLTIPAIKEYVAQSTAIYIKRYEQMNGVRACALHDPLAVGVALNPDLVTRNTYYVDVETASRLCDGQMVCDFQNRLGQEANVLVCEEVNQAAFLEHFIEALNKPIGAS, from the coding sequence ATGAATCCGATTCTGCTGGATGTCGACACAGGTATTGATGATGCACTCGCCATCATGCTGGCGGTTCAAACTCGCAAAGACGACATTGCCTGCATTACGACCGTATGCGGCAATGTGTCACTGGATCAAGCTACAGAGAACACATGTAAAATACTTGAGTTCATGCAGGCCGATCAAATTCCTGTATATCGCGGCTCGGAGAGCCCGCTTATCCGCAAATCGTATTATGAGCACCGCGTGCATGGACAGGATGGTCTAGGCGGAGCACTCAAGGAGTACACAGCCAAGAAGCAGGCGGACAGCGGATTTGCCCCAGACCGTATCATCGAGACGGTAATGCAGAGACCAGGCGAAGTGACACTCATTATGACAGGGCCCCTGACCAATCTGGCGCTTGCGCTGCTCAAGCAGCCCGATCTCGTTAAGCATGTCAGAGAAGTGATCTTCATGGGCGGCGTTGTCAAAGGCATGGGCAATGTCACACCGGTTGCAGAGTACAACACGTATGCCGATCCTGAAGCAGCCCGTATCGTGCTGCAGGCCGGATTCCCTAAGCTGACGCAGGTGGGGCTGGATGTGACACGGCAGACGCTGCTGACGGAAGCTCATATTGAGCGTCTCACCATTCCTGCGATCAAGGAATATGTCGCGCAGAGCACAGCCATCTACATCAAGCGCTATGAACAAATGAACGGAGTCCGTGCTTGTGCTCTGCACGATCCGCTTGCAGTAGGGGTAGCGCTGAATCCCGATTTGGTAACAAGAAATACGTATTACGTCGATGTAGAAACGGCAAGCCGCTTGTGCGATGGACAGATGGTCTGCGACTTCCAGAATCGACTGGGACAAGAAGCGAATGTACTGGTCTGCGAGGAAGTGAATCAGGCTGCTTTTCTGGAACATTTTATTGAAGCACTTAACAAACCCATTGGAGCCTCTTAA
- a CDS encoding ABC transporter substrate-binding protein — protein sequence MKKVLTGITSVALASMLLAGCGDGGGAAKEKLVISTWGFSEEFFNEQVYAPFEEEHNVDIVVEVGNNAERLNKIRQGTSQVDIVFLSDYYAQQGIAEGLFETIDRANIPNIEQIYDSAKAPLGEDYGPAYTVGQLGIAYNPNLIKNEVTSWSDLWSDEFAGNLTLPNITATAGPMVLDAASTVAGNTAFNEDAAFAELTKVKDGVVKFYSQTSEYVNMFAQEEIAGGPIMEMYFKDIQAAVPEAKFVTPSEGAYAVMNTVNVVKGSKNKELAEEFINWQLSEEVQTASAKAKVDSPVNVNVKLTEEEAEGITYGADVVDQLKLLDMEFVNNNAAVWTDRWNREIAN from the coding sequence ATGAAAAAGGTACTGACAGGAATTACGAGTGTTGCACTAGCTTCCATGCTGCTAGCAGGCTGCGGCGACGGCGGCGGAGCGGCAAAAGAAAAACTGGTCATATCGACTTGGGGCTTCTCGGAAGAATTCTTCAATGAGCAAGTATACGCTCCGTTTGAAGAAGAGCATAACGTTGACATTGTCGTTGAGGTCGGAAACAACGCAGAACGTCTTAACAAAATCCGTCAAGGAACTTCACAGGTCGATATTGTGTTCCTGTCCGACTATTATGCACAGCAAGGTATTGCGGAAGGGTTGTTTGAAACCATCGATCGTGCGAACATCCCGAACATCGAACAAATCTATGATTCTGCCAAAGCACCGCTTGGTGAGGATTACGGTCCAGCCTACACCGTGGGACAGCTGGGCATTGCCTATAACCCGAACCTGATTAAGAACGAAGTGACATCCTGGAGCGATCTGTGGAGCGATGAATTCGCCGGAAATCTAACTCTGCCGAACATCACGGCAACAGCAGGACCTATGGTGCTTGATGCAGCATCCACCGTAGCTGGCAATACCGCATTCAATGAAGATGCTGCTTTTGCCGAACTGACTAAAGTGAAGGATGGCGTGGTGAAGTTCTACAGCCAAACCTCAGAATATGTGAACATGTTCGCTCAAGAGGAAATTGCGGGCGGACCGATCATGGAAATGTACTTCAAGGATATCCAGGCTGCTGTGCCTGAAGCGAAGTTCGTAACACCTAGTGAGGGCGCGTATGCCGTAATGAATACAGTGAACGTCGTAAAAGGATCGAAAAATAAAGAGCTTGCAGAAGAGTTCATTAACTGGCAGCTGAGCGAGGAAGTACAGACCGCTTCTGCCAAAGCCAAGGTGGATTCCCCAGTTAACGTGAACGTGAAGCTGACAGAGGAAGAAGCAGAGGGTATCACTTATGGTGCAGACGTTGTAGACCAGCTGAAGCTTCTGGACATGGAGTTTGTAAACAACAATGCAGCTGTATGGACAGACCGCTGGAACCGTGAAATTGCAAACTAA
- a CDS encoding nucleoside hydrolase: MTKKAKVYLNHDGGVDDLVSLFMLLQMDNVEVTGVSVIPADGYLEPATDASRKIIDRFSTYPVEVAKSNSRGKNPFPSDWRIHSYFVDALPILNESGMMEAPLSELPAHKHIIETLNNTEEKTVLLFTGPLTDLSRALEEAPEIEEKIQRLVWMGGTFENGNVQEPEHDGTAEWNVYWDPEAAHQIWQTGIEIDLVALESTNKVPLTPAVRNLWAKDRNYEGVDFLGNCYAGVPPLVYSETNSTYYLWDVLTTAAVGREDLVTRKVVHCSVIPDGPSQGRTVIDPNGKPVNLVYDTDPDAFFAYLVELAKRAAPKRY; the protein is encoded by the coding sequence ATGACAAAGAAGGCAAAAGTATATCTTAACCATGACGGCGGTGTTGATGATCTTGTTTCACTATTTATGCTGCTGCAAATGGATAACGTTGAGGTAACCGGTGTATCTGTTATTCCGGCGGACGGCTATTTGGAACCGGCAACAGATGCAAGCCGCAAAATTATAGATCGATTCAGCACCTATCCGGTGGAAGTGGCTAAATCGAATTCACGCGGTAAGAATCCTTTTCCAAGCGACTGGAGAATTCATTCTTACTTCGTTGATGCACTGCCGATTCTGAACGAGTCGGGCATGATGGAAGCTCCGTTGTCGGAGCTGCCTGCACATAAACATATCATTGAGACACTGAACAATACAGAAGAGAAGACCGTGCTCCTCTTCACAGGTCCGCTTACCGATCTGTCACGTGCGCTTGAGGAAGCACCGGAGATTGAAGAGAAGATCCAACGTCTGGTTTGGATGGGCGGTACGTTTGAGAACGGGAATGTTCAGGAGCCGGAGCATGATGGAACAGCGGAATGGAACGTGTACTGGGATCCGGAAGCTGCACATCAAATCTGGCAGACGGGTATTGAGATTGATCTTGTGGCGCTGGAGAGCACGAATAAGGTTCCACTTACCCCTGCTGTACGTAATCTGTGGGCGAAGGACCGCAATTACGAGGGTGTAGACTTCCTGGGTAACTGCTATGCCGGAGTGCCGCCGCTCGTATACAGCGAGACGAACTCTACCTACTATTTGTGGGATGTTTTAACGACAGCAGCTGTGGGTCGGGAAGACCTGGTTACACGAAAAGTGGTTCATTGTTCCGTCATTCCAGACGGTCCGAGCCAAGGACGTACGGTTATTGATCCGAACGGCAAGCCAGTAAATCTGGTATATGATACAGATCCGGATGCCTTCTTTGCCTATCTGGTAGAGCTTGCGAAGAGAGCAGCGCCTAAGCGCTATTAA
- a CDS encoding MMPL family transporter, translated as MLESGPDYGKWVAGKRSKWITLLVWIVLALVLNLTLPAVGERENNNAENLADDKASVQAERLAAQEFPNNTGVPALIVWHREGGLQDEDLTNLQQLTEELTSKPVANQSLVVPLHELPPPALDAQLSEDRSTIILPVFFDEAADAAALEEGIKQLEVKAEELYGASPFEADINGDELSARVTGPVGISIDATGLFEDADVSLLIATVLLVLILLLLIYRSPILAIIPLIGVGFAYMVTSPLLGLLADQGLITVDSQSIAIMTVLLFGAGTDYCLFIISKFRQLLWHESDKKKALFKAIMTSSGAIAMSGFTVVISLFALLLAEYGAYQRFAVPFSLSILIMFIASLTLIPALLAIFGRASFYPFVPRTPELAAVHAKKKGKPVPAPHKEKESKVGKIVTTRPWTVIISAVLLLSVLAAFSPQVKFTYDLLSSFPEDVPSREGFTIIGEQFSEGELAPVKVMVDTKGEEVDLGERLAGLEYVDLVSEPQQGAENSQIAGYDVELSMNPYSMEAMQHIPDLRAEAEASLAAAGVASPEDHVWISGQTAAQYDSEITGERDSRVIIPVVIGLISLLLLLYLRSIVATLYLIGTVILSYFSALGLGWLIIHYGLGADAIQGAIPLYAFVFLVALGEDYNIFMVSSIWQKRKQMPLKQAIKEGVGETSSVITSAGLILAGTFAVLATLPIQVLVQFGIITALGVMLDTFIVRPFLVPAITTVLGRWAFWPGKLSRKEAVQTADQQQKM; from the coding sequence ATGCTTGAATCCGGCCCGGATTATGGTAAATGGGTTGCAGGAAAGCGAAGCAAATGGATTACGCTCCTCGTATGGATCGTCCTCGCTCTCGTTCTTAACCTGACGCTGCCTGCCGTAGGTGAACGTGAGAATAACAATGCGGAGAACCTTGCCGATGACAAGGCATCCGTACAGGCAGAGCGTCTGGCTGCTCAGGAGTTTCCGAACAATACAGGTGTTCCAGCACTAATCGTGTGGCACCGGGAGGGCGGGCTGCAAGATGAGGATTTAACCAACCTTCAGCAGCTTACCGAAGAACTGACAAGCAAGCCTGTGGCTAATCAGAGCCTGGTTGTCCCGCTGCATGAGCTGCCGCCTCCGGCACTGGATGCCCAACTGTCTGAAGACCGCAGCACGATTATACTTCCGGTGTTCTTTGATGAAGCCGCGGATGCAGCTGCTCTGGAGGAAGGAATCAAACAGCTGGAGGTCAAGGCTGAGGAGTTATACGGTGCGAGTCCTTTTGAAGCCGATATCAATGGTGACGAGCTGAGTGCGCGTGTAACCGGACCCGTCGGTATCTCCATTGATGCTACCGGGTTGTTCGAGGATGCGGATGTATCCCTGCTCATCGCAACCGTATTGTTAGTACTAATCCTTCTGTTACTTATATACCGATCTCCGATCTTGGCAATCATCCCGCTGATCGGGGTTGGCTTTGCCTATATGGTGACCAGTCCCCTGCTCGGGCTACTGGCTGATCAAGGCCTGATCACAGTGGATTCTCAGTCCATTGCCATTATGACCGTGCTTCTGTTCGGGGCAGGTACAGATTACTGTCTGTTTATCATTTCGAAGTTTCGCCAGCTGCTGTGGCATGAATCTGACAAGAAGAAGGCTCTGTTCAAGGCGATTATGACCTCCTCAGGCGCTATCGCCATGAGCGGCTTTACCGTTGTGATTTCCTTGTTTGCTCTGTTGTTAGCCGAGTATGGGGCTTATCAGCGCTTTGCAGTTCCATTCAGCCTGTCGATTCTGATCATGTTTATTGCCAGCCTGACACTGATTCCTGCACTGCTTGCGATTTTTGGCCGGGCCTCCTTCTATCCGTTTGTGCCAAGAACACCTGAGCTCGCTGCAGTGCATGCGAAGAAGAAAGGCAAGCCGGTTCCTGCTCCGCATAAGGAGAAGGAGAGTAAGGTGGGCAAAATCGTTACGACACGTCCATGGACGGTTATCATATCAGCTGTGCTGCTGCTAAGTGTGCTTGCTGCATTCTCACCGCAGGTGAAATTCACCTATGATCTGCTGTCCTCCTTCCCGGAGGATGTGCCTTCACGTGAAGGCTTTACGATCATTGGTGAGCAGTTCTCTGAGGGAGAGCTTGCTCCGGTCAAAGTAATGGTGGACACCAAGGGGGAAGAGGTTGACCTTGGAGAGCGTTTGGCTGGGCTTGAATATGTAGATCTGGTGTCTGAACCGCAGCAAGGGGCTGAGAACAGCCAGATTGCGGGCTATGATGTAGAGCTGTCCATGAATCCGTATTCCATGGAGGCGATGCAGCACATTCCCGATCTGAGAGCAGAGGCAGAAGCCTCACTGGCTGCAGCCGGCGTGGCCAGTCCTGAGGATCACGTATGGATCAGCGGGCAGACAGCTGCACAGTATGACTCCGAGATTACGGGCGAACGGGATTCCAGAGTGATCATTCCGGTTGTTATTGGTCTGATCAGCCTGCTCTTGCTGCTCTATCTGCGCTCCATCGTGGCCACCCTTTATTTAATCGGGACCGTCATTCTGTCTTACTTCTCGGCGCTCGGCCTCGGCTGGCTTATTATTCATTACGGCCTTGGAGCGGACGCCATTCAGGGAGCAATTCCGCTATATGCTTTTGTATTCCTTGTTGCACTCGGAGAGGACTATAATATCTTCATGGTCTCAAGCATTTGGCAGAAGCGCAAGCAGATGCCGCTCAAGCAGGCGATCAAAGAAGGGGTTGGAGAGACCAGCTCTGTTATAACCTCTGCAGGACTTATTCTGGCAGGAACCTTCGCCGTTCTGGCGACACTGCCGATACAGGTACTGGTGCAGTTCGGTATTATTACAGCGCTTGGTGTGATGCTGGATACCTTCATTGTAAGACCGTTCCTAGTTCCTGCAATTACTACCGTGCTGGGAAGATGGGCCTTCTGGCCAGGCAAGCTGAGCCGTAAGGAAGCGGTTCAGACTGCAGATCAACAACAGAAAATGTAA
- a CDS encoding TetR/AcrR family transcriptional regulator, with translation MKNTQTPRTPGRPKQTHDQVPIQETILRTASILFMENGYEPVSLAQIAKICNVTKASIYYHFTSKPELFKISVTTMLTNGYKHTAKFLEEADTFEQGLLRVAEAKIARPHAEMETIMREAEAFLSPEQIKEIRDAEYRIYEVMSVHFEKAMEQGVLKKGNAMLLAQAFTAMLMLGNREDTRIQYPAPLDLAQVLVELFLQGAAQQ, from the coding sequence ATGAAAAATACACAAACCCCGCGTACGCCGGGCAGACCCAAGCAAACCCATGATCAAGTTCCGATTCAGGAGACGATACTCAGGACAGCCTCCATACTCTTCATGGAGAACGGTTATGAGCCGGTATCGCTTGCTCAAATCGCCAAAATATGTAATGTGACCAAGGCATCCATCTACTATCATTTCACTAGCAAGCCTGAGCTCTTCAAGATTTCTGTGACGACCATGCTGACGAATGGGTACAAGCATACAGCAAAGTTCCTTGAAGAAGCTGATACATTCGAACAAGGGCTGCTTCGCGTTGCCGAGGCCAAGATCGCTAGACCTCACGCGGAGATGGAGACGATTATGCGTGAAGCCGAAGCGTTCTTAAGCCCGGAGCAGATCAAGGAAATTCGAGATGCAGAATACCGCATCTATGAAGTGATGTCTGTTCATTTTGAGAAGGCTATGGAACAAGGTGTACTTAAGAAAGGCAATGCCATGCTCCTCGCCCAGGCTTTCACAGCGATGCTGATGCTCGGCAATCGGGAGGACACAAGAATTCAGTACCCCGCCCCGCTAGATCTTGCACAAGTGCTGGTCGAATTGTTTCTGCAAGGTGCTGCGCAGCAATAA
- a CDS encoding diacylglycerol/lipid kinase family protein gives MDIQKALLIHNEAAGSAMSMVGGAVSALAPVIPELVVMKTQRAGDGEKICRERGEDVDAVFILGGDGTVHECINGLAQLHRPPVVGILPGGTCNDFARTLGIPINVPQAAEALIHGDAVSLDLGMANDRVFTNFFGVGIITETSENIDPTLKGSLGKLSYFISTLQTIRAAEPFRYQLKTESIQIEDEAVMIYVSNGRSLGTSTLPFAKDSLTDGQFDVLIIRQAGIPLLRELLARKPEGRWEPHNDSLKYFKASHIHLQTEGEMPADTDGEVYLSAPAEIKVLERRLKFLMPKNGDSP, from the coding sequence ATGGATATTCAAAAAGCACTCCTCATCCATAACGAAGCAGCGGGTTCGGCAATGAGTATGGTCGGCGGAGCGGTGTCTGCGCTGGCCCCTGTTATTCCAGAGCTTGTGGTTATGAAGACTCAGAGAGCAGGAGACGGGGAGAAGATATGCCGAGAGCGGGGCGAAGATGTGGATGCGGTCTTTATTCTGGGTGGAGACGGTACAGTTCATGAATGCATTAACGGGCTGGCACAGCTTCATCGTCCGCCTGTAGTAGGCATATTGCCGGGCGGGACCTGTAATGATTTTGCACGAACGCTCGGTATTCCGATCAATGTGCCTCAGGCGGCGGAGGCTTTGATCCACGGAGACGCGGTAAGCCTGGATCTTGGCATGGCCAATGATCGGGTATTCACGAATTTCTTCGGAGTTGGGATCATAACGGAGACTTCTGAAAATATTGATCCGACCCTCAAAGGATCACTCGGCAAGCTGAGCTATTTCATCAGTACACTGCAGACGATTCGGGCTGCCGAACCTTTTCGTTATCAGCTGAAGACGGAGAGCATACAGATTGAAGATGAGGCTGTGATGATCTATGTATCGAACGGCAGGTCTCTAGGCACCAGCACACTGCCATTTGCCAAGGATTCGCTTACGGATGGACAATTTGATGTACTCATCATACGCCAGGCGGGTATCCCTCTTCTCCGGGAGCTGCTGGCAAGGAAGCCGGAAGGCAGGTGGGAGCCGCATAATGACAGCCTGAAATATTTCAAGGCGAGTCATATTCATCTGCAGACAGAAGGAGAGATGCCGGCAGATACGGATGGAGAAGTCTATCTCTCTGCACCGGCTGAGATAAAGGTGCTGGAGCGCAGACTGAAATTTCTCATGCCAAAGAACGGAGACTCACCATGA